Proteins encoded by one window of Gemmatimonas sp.:
- a CDS encoding citrate synthase — translation MSQSNTEAPSAQDTLELRDTRTDKAYSATIRTEGPEGDTYVRAMDLRAVKRDAGEFGMLSYDPAFMNTASCRSAITFIDGDKGILRYRGYPIEQLAENATFLEVAYLLRHGELPNQGQYDTWVHDITFHTYVHENIRKFLEGFRYDAHPMSMMCSATAALSSFYPQARDIHDPQQRYISMIRLMAKLPTIAAFAYRHVKGLPFIYPDNDLGYTENFLSMIARMSEPKYEANPVFVKALEVLFILHADHEQNCSTSAVRAIGSSGVDPFSAVAGGIAALFGPLHGGANEAVLRMISDIGDKKNIPAFIESVKSGKGEHRLMGFGHRVYKSYDPRARIVKKLADEVFAQVGMDKDLEIALELERIALSDDYFIARKLYPNVDFYTGLIYRSMAFPTDFFTVLFAVARVSGWMAQWEEMILDKEQKIARPRQIYVGEGERQYTDQLSDKFPRARKDSIRK, via the coding sequence ATGAGCCAGTCGAACACGGAAGCCCCCTCGGCGCAGGACACGCTCGAGCTTCGCGATACGCGTACGGACAAGGCGTACAGCGCCACCATCCGCACCGAAGGTCCGGAAGGCGATACGTACGTGCGTGCCATGGACCTGCGCGCCGTGAAGCGCGATGCAGGCGAGTTCGGCATGCTGAGCTACGATCCCGCGTTCATGAACACCGCGTCGTGCCGTAGCGCGATCACGTTCATCGACGGCGACAAGGGCATCCTGCGCTACCGCGGCTATCCCATCGAGCAACTCGCGGAGAACGCGACGTTCCTCGAGGTGGCGTACTTGCTGCGTCACGGCGAGCTGCCGAATCAGGGGCAGTACGATACGTGGGTACACGACATCACGTTCCACACGTACGTGCACGAGAACATCCGGAAGTTCTTGGAAGGGTTCCGGTACGATGCGCACCCGATGTCGATGATGTGCAGTGCGACGGCAGCGCTCTCGAGCTTCTATCCGCAGGCGCGCGACATTCACGATCCGCAGCAGCGCTACATCTCGATGATTCGCCTTATGGCGAAGCTGCCCACGATCGCGGCGTTCGCGTATCGCCACGTGAAGGGCTTGCCGTTCATCTATCCCGACAACGATCTCGGCTACACCGAGAACTTCCTGTCGATGATCGCGCGCATGTCCGAGCCCAAGTACGAAGCGAACCCCGTTTTCGTGAAGGCACTGGAAGTGCTGTTCATTCTCCATGCGGACCACGAGCAGAATTGCAGCACCAGTGCGGTGCGTGCGATCGGGTCGTCTGGCGTGGATCCGTTCTCGGCCGTTGCCGGCGGCATCGCGGCCTTGTTTGGCCCGCTGCATGGTGGCGCCAACGAAGCGGTGTTGCGCATGATCAGCGACATCGGCGATAAAAAGAACATTCCGGCGTTCATCGAATCGGTGAAGAGCGGCAAGGGCGAGCATCGTCTCATGGGCTTCGGTCACCGCGTGTACAAGAGCTACGATCCGCGCGCCCGCATCGTGAAGAAGCTGGCCGATGAAGTGTTCGCCCAGGTCGGCATGGACAAGGACTTGGAGATCGCGCTGGAGCTCGAGCGCATCGCGCTCAGCGACGACTACTTCATTGCTCGCAAGCTGTACCCGAACGTCGACTTCTACACGGGGCTGATCTACCGCTCCATGGCGTTCCCGACGGACTTCTTCACCGTGCTCTTCGCCGTGGCCCGCGTGTCAGGCTGGATGGCACAGTGGGAAGAGATGATTCTGGACAAGGAGCAGAAGATCGCACGTCCTCGCCAGATCTACGTCGGAGAGGGCGAGCGTCAGTACACGGACCAGCTCAGCGACAAGTTTCCGCGAGCGCGGAAGGACAGTATCCGGAAGTGA
- a CDS encoding glycosyltransferase — MGVKQAFIYPAHGSSGKAAKLLRSALTGRSYWEELFFRSQMHEDLRREVEATPAGVPSAIVLDTVYLAPVLRGISASTPIALTHHNIESNLLESRAAAASGAKRLIFSVNAGRTRSLEVTESQRAAINLMVSEEDGDRLCAVAGAVPVAIVPNGVDVDFFREDQGAVRKPHSLVFAGGMDWFPNRDAIEWLCSDIWPQLVADEPRRTLTIIGRSPPVAATALASRDTRVRVLGFVDDVRPYISEASAYLCPIRLGGGTRLKVLDALAMRRPLIATGLSVDGLALESGRHYLRADTGEQFAGELRRLDDDNLLYARLQAEGRAHVEERFSWRFIGGELFQAIDAAAR; from the coding sequence ATGGGCGTAAAGCAGGCGTTCATCTATCCAGCTCACGGATCCAGCGGCAAGGCGGCGAAGCTTCTGCGCAGTGCGTTGACGGGCAGGAGCTACTGGGAGGAACTGTTTTTCCGGTCGCAGATGCACGAAGACTTGCGGCGCGAAGTTGAAGCCACGCCTGCCGGAGTTCCGTCGGCGATCGTGCTCGACACCGTCTACCTCGCCCCTGTGTTGCGAGGCATTTCGGCGTCCACGCCAATCGCACTGACGCATCACAACATCGAATCCAACCTCCTCGAGTCCAGAGCCGCTGCGGCCAGCGGTGCAAAGCGATTGATTTTCTCCGTCAATGCTGGTCGAACGCGATCTCTTGAAGTCACTGAAAGTCAGCGCGCGGCGATCAACCTGATGGTGTCGGAGGAAGACGGTGATCGACTTTGTGCAGTCGCGGGCGCCGTACCAGTGGCGATCGTGCCCAATGGTGTGGATGTCGACTTCTTTCGAGAAGATCAGGGCGCAGTCAGAAAGCCACATTCACTTGTTTTTGCTGGGGGCATGGACTGGTTCCCGAATCGTGACGCCATCGAGTGGTTATGCAGCGACATCTGGCCACAACTCGTCGCGGATGAACCGCGACGCACACTTACCATCATTGGCCGATCGCCGCCAGTTGCCGCGACGGCCTTGGCGTCGCGTGACACTCGCGTTCGAGTGCTCGGGTTCGTCGACGATGTGCGTCCCTACATTTCAGAGGCTAGCGCTTACCTTTGTCCCATTCGACTTGGTGGCGGGACCCGACTGAAAGTGCTCGATGCGTTGGCGATGCGGCGCCCTCTCATTGCGACAGGGTTGTCGGTCGACGGCTTGGCATTGGAGTCTGGTCGACACTATCTGCGTGCCGACACAGGCGAGCAATTCGCAGGAGAGCTTCGCCGGCTTGATGACGACAACCTGTTATATGCGCGGCTTCAGGCCGAAGGACGTGCGCACGTCGAGGAGCGATTTTCGTGGCGGTTCATTGGCGGCGAACTCTTCCAGGCGATTGATGCGGCTGCGCGATAA
- a CDS encoding sigma-54 dependent transcriptional regulator, with the protein MVDDDRTLREGCASVLQMDGHAVTSTGRGEEAIDMVKRRKFDLVLVDLYMTPISGMEVLKAAVEAHKDVIVVVMTGNPSVASSIEALRAGAWDYLPKPFSASHLQVLIGRAAHAAASTKDTKEIKPSLVTQNGAGEPMALLGVSPSFKKAVELAQKVAATDASVMISGESGTGKEMIAQFIHRHSRRTARKLVPLNCAALPDNLLESEMFGYRKGAFTGADRDKAGLLEVANGGTLFLDELTEMTMPLQAKLLRVLQDGVVRRLGSEVQDAVVDVRFISATNRDPQEAVQQGLLREDLFYRLRVVPIKLPPLRKRLEDIPLLAEFFLKRSWERHRASGPPPALTADTITFLQSRPWRGNVRELQNVIEHVAVIAEAGRPIDPADIPVYDEAPVAGVETGLPAAIMNEAFHTAKDNLIAHFEKEYLSRLTTRAGGNMSKAARLAGIDRTTLYRLMEKHGFRRDVLSGAAD; encoded by the coding sequence GTGGTTGACGATGATCGGACGCTCCGTGAAGGTTGCGCGTCGGTACTGCAGATGGACGGCCATGCGGTCACCTCCACCGGTCGCGGCGAAGAAGCGATTGACATGGTGAAGCGGCGCAAGTTCGACCTCGTGCTGGTGGACCTCTACATGACCCCGATATCGGGTATGGAGGTCCTTAAAGCCGCCGTTGAAGCACATAAGGACGTCATCGTGGTGGTGATGACGGGCAATCCTAGCGTGGCCAGCAGCATCGAGGCGCTGCGGGCCGGTGCCTGGGATTACCTCCCCAAGCCTTTCTCCGCGTCGCACCTGCAGGTGCTCATCGGCCGTGCGGCCCACGCCGCCGCCAGCACCAAGGACACCAAGGAGATCAAGCCGAGTCTGGTGACCCAGAACGGCGCCGGCGAACCGATGGCCCTACTGGGCGTGTCGCCCTCCTTCAAGAAGGCCGTGGAGCTGGCCCAGAAGGTGGCGGCGACCGACGCATCCGTCATGATCAGCGGTGAGAGCGGCACGGGTAAGGAAATGATCGCGCAGTTCATTCATCGGCATAGCCGCCGCACGGCGCGCAAGCTGGTGCCGCTCAACTGTGCGGCGCTGCCCGACAACCTTCTCGAGTCCGAAATGTTCGGCTATCGCAAGGGTGCGTTTACTGGCGCCGATCGCGACAAGGCCGGACTACTGGAAGTGGCCAACGGGGGCACGCTCTTTCTCGACGAGCTCACCGAAATGACCATGCCACTGCAGGCCAAGCTGCTTCGCGTGCTCCAGGACGGCGTCGTTCGCCGCCTCGGGAGCGAGGTGCAAGATGCCGTAGTCGACGTGCGCTTCATTTCGGCCACCAATCGTGACCCCCAGGAAGCCGTGCAGCAGGGGCTTTTGCGCGAGGACCTGTTCTATCGGCTGCGCGTGGTGCCCATCAAGCTGCCGCCGCTCCGCAAACGGCTGGAAGACATTCCGTTGCTGGCTGAGTTCTTCCTCAAGCGCTCGTGGGAACGCCACCGCGCCAGCGGTCCGCCGCCGGCGCTCACGGCCGACACCATCACCTTCCTGCAGTCCCGTCCGTGGCGCGGTAACGTGCGCGAACTGCAGAATGTGATCGAGCACGTGGCCGTAATCGCCGAGGCCGGTCGTCCAATCGATCCGGCCGATATCCCGGTGTACGATGAAGCACCGGTGGCCGGCGTGGAAACGGGACTGCCGGCAGCGATCATGAACGAAGCGTTCCATACCGCCAAGGACAACCTGATCGCGCACTTCGAAAAGGAGTACTTGTCGCGCCTCACCACACGGGCCGGCGGCAACATGTCGAAGGCCGCGAGACTCGCTGGTATCGACCGCACCACGCTGTACCGCCTCATGGAGAAGCACGGATTCCGGCGTGATGTGCTGTCGGGGGCCGCAGATTGA
- a CDS encoding HAMP domain-containing sensor histidine kinase has protein sequence MAEAAAPLDVSPEAIAALVAQGAAALQLPGVLDATEAGAESRRIVDQDALALLVGVTHDMRSPLSSMLVLVERLRSGQAGPLTPAQERQLGLLYSAAFGLASMTNDALDFARGTPSTASAASVSFSVTDVLRSIRQVVQPIAEEKGLLLRCSGPTADRRMGQPAILHRVLLNLVTNALKYTSSGTVTVTATAIGAGSLCFQVDDTGRGMPSEVLASLATPVWGGPFSSGSFSGSGLGLGMCRRLLGDLGSDLEIESLQPIGTRVQFTLDLPAP, from the coding sequence GTGGCTGAAGCCGCAGCGCCCCTCGATGTAAGCCCGGAAGCAATCGCCGCGCTCGTAGCGCAGGGCGCGGCCGCATTGCAGCTCCCGGGCGTGCTCGACGCCACAGAGGCTGGTGCCGAAAGCCGGCGGATTGTCGACCAAGATGCGCTCGCGCTTCTGGTGGGCGTCACCCACGACATGCGCTCGCCGCTGAGCTCGATGCTGGTGCTGGTCGAGCGCCTGCGGTCGGGACAGGCGGGCCCGCTCACACCCGCGCAAGAGCGCCAACTAGGCCTGCTGTACAGCGCCGCGTTCGGGTTGGCGTCGATGACCAACGATGCGCTCGATTTCGCCCGAGGCACTCCCTCGACAGCAAGTGCTGCGTCCGTCTCATTCTCCGTCACGGACGTGCTCCGATCGATTCGGCAGGTCGTTCAACCGATCGCCGAGGAGAAGGGGCTGCTGTTGAGGTGCAGTGGGCCGACCGCCGACCGACGAATGGGTCAGCCGGCCATCCTGCATCGTGTACTGCTCAACCTCGTCACGAACGCTCTCAAATACACGAGCAGCGGGACCGTCACGGTGACCGCCACGGCCATCGGCGCGGGATCGCTCTGCTTTCAGGTCGACGATACCGGCCGAGGGATGCCAAGCGAGGTGTTAGCATCGCTGGCGACGCCCGTGTGGGGCGGACCGTTCTCGTCGGGTTCATTCTCGGGGTCGGGGCTTGGCTTGGGCATGTGCAGACGCCTGCTCGGCGATCTGGGCAGCGACCTGGAGATCGAGTCTTTGCAGCCCATTGGCACGCGTGTGCAGTTCACGCTGGATCTTCCCGCGCCTTAG
- a CDS encoding glycosyltransferase, protein MSGPGRQLAETVDVLARMGTELRILVFARVGSATRPYQTFLKAAGISHVVVEERSSFDFNAVRQVAAELERFKPDIVQTHGYKPSAVAFALRRLGRRFRWVAFYHGSTTENLKVRAYHLLDQFLMRTADTVVVMSRLHAAALNGRGRDIRLIHNAVLFPIEPSRPASSPDASPRMLVAGRLSSEKGVDVLVDACAILLAKGHRFHLDIIGDGPDRASLERQAQRLALTPLVTFHGHQSDPRPFYRAADLLVIPSRSEGLPNVLLEAIAHGLPIVSTRVGAVPEVLIDVAVGVLCDVGDVEGLSAAMMHASSPAYREQGHSGRQRVLEDFSLHRRCERLSALYAFVLENSSRNSHEADYEN, encoded by the coding sequence GTGTCTGGGCCAGGTCGTCAGCTTGCGGAGACGGTTGACGTCCTGGCGCGAATGGGCACGGAGCTGCGCATTTTGGTCTTTGCCCGCGTCGGCAGTGCGACCCGTCCGTATCAGACGTTTCTCAAAGCGGCGGGCATCTCGCACGTTGTCGTCGAAGAACGGTCGTCGTTCGATTTCAATGCGGTACGGCAGGTCGCAGCCGAACTCGAACGATTCAAACCAGACATCGTGCAAACGCATGGTTATAAGCCAAGTGCGGTGGCGTTCGCTCTGCGACGATTGGGCCGTCGGTTCCGCTGGGTGGCGTTCTATCACGGGTCGACGACCGAGAACCTGAAGGTCCGGGCGTATCATCTGCTCGATCAGTTCTTGATGCGGACGGCTGATACCGTCGTCGTTATGTCGCGACTCCACGCTGCTGCACTGAACGGGCGTGGACGCGATATCCGCCTGATTCACAATGCGGTACTCTTCCCCATCGAGCCGTCGCGGCCGGCCAGCTCGCCTGACGCTTCCCCACGCATGCTGGTCGCGGGGCGGCTCAGCTCAGAGAAGGGTGTCGACGTGCTGGTAGACGCGTGCGCGATTCTGCTGGCGAAGGGTCATCGCTTTCATCTTGACATCATCGGCGACGGACCCGATCGAGCGTCGCTGGAAAGGCAGGCGCAGCGGCTCGCGCTCACTCCCCTGGTCACCTTTCACGGTCACCAATCAGATCCCAGGCCGTTCTATCGTGCGGCCGACCTGCTCGTGATCCCTTCACGGAGTGAAGGACTGCCGAACGTGCTTCTGGAAGCGATTGCGCATGGGCTGCCGATCGTGTCCACGCGCGTCGGCGCCGTTCCCGAAGTTTTGATAGACGTTGCGGTGGGAGTGCTGTGCGATGTGGGAGATGTGGAGGGACTTTCCGCGGCTATGATGCACGCCAGTTCTCCCGCATATCGTGAACAGGGTCACTCGGGACGACAGCGGGTGCTCGAGGACTTTTCTCTCCACCGTCGATGTGAGCGACTGAGTGCATTGTATGCGTTCGTTTTAGAGAACAGCAGTCGCAACTCACACGAGGCAGACTATGAGAATTGA
- a CDS encoding glycosyltransferase family 4 protein, with the protein MRILFLNPSLVPPSTTAGMDRFPMLPPEVEGDILQPVWFESSSDLAAHLLAPADPYFRAGNFRYFFSYPVGPYNGKARRKTFHFFVSQALKLHRERPYDAIVVYSHQTTGMIGVLISAMTGVPLIVEIVTAPALVNITERSVPTFFDRLKKLYSDLCLHIAVLKSRRVHLLYDEQLDGYPLLRRKARSVFHDFVTTSSVGAKNEASDQPFIFLVGAPWFLKGADRAIEAFRMIADEFPRVRLCIQGYYPDVDALRTLIGNSERIEVLNAVPHKETFERMRQASVVVLPSRCEGLPRVLIEAMSCGVPVVASDVGGIPSLVRDGVDGYVVPNGDVRELAARLRQLLSDKTLREQMGNAARTRAHKEYSEAHYATAFTRMIAEATTQPSRGPMEPAGG; encoded by the coding sequence TTGCGCATCCTTTTTTTGAACCCGAGTCTTGTTCCACCGTCAACAACCGCCGGAATGGACCGGTTTCCAATGCTGCCGCCCGAAGTTGAAGGTGACATTCTTCAGCCGGTGTGGTTCGAGAGCAGCTCGGACCTTGCGGCACATCTGTTAGCGCCCGCCGATCCATACTTCCGTGCCGGGAACTTTCGCTATTTCTTCTCGTATCCGGTCGGTCCGTACAACGGGAAAGCGCGCCGGAAGACTTTTCATTTTTTCGTTTCGCAAGCGCTCAAGCTGCACCGCGAACGGCCGTATGACGCCATAGTCGTGTACTCTCACCAGACAACTGGTATGATCGGCGTTCTGATCAGCGCGATGACTGGCGTGCCGCTCATCGTCGAGATAGTAACCGCACCTGCTCTGGTCAACATCACAGAGCGCAGCGTGCCGACGTTCTTTGACCGGCTGAAGAAACTGTATTCCGATTTATGCCTGCACATCGCGGTTCTGAAGAGTCGCCGCGTGCATCTTCTGTACGACGAGCAATTGGATGGGTATCCTTTGCTGCGGCGAAAGGCTCGATCAGTCTTTCACGATTTCGTCACGACAAGCAGCGTGGGTGCGAAGAATGAGGCGAGCGATCAGCCATTCATTTTTCTGGTCGGGGCGCCGTGGTTCCTTAAAGGCGCGGATCGAGCCATCGAAGCCTTTCGCATGATCGCCGACGAGTTTCCCCGAGTTCGCCTGTGCATTCAAGGCTACTATCCCGACGTGGATGCGCTCCGTACTTTGATTGGCAACTCGGAACGCATCGAGGTGCTCAATGCCGTTCCTCACAAAGAAACCTTCGAGCGTATGCGCCAAGCCTCGGTCGTCGTACTTCCCTCACGGTGTGAAGGACTTCCGCGCGTACTTATAGAGGCGATGAGTTGCGGAGTGCCGGTGGTGGCCTCCGACGTTGGCGGAATTCCGTCGCTCGTTCGTGATGGAGTCGACGGCTACGTGGTTCCCAACGGCGATGTCCGGGAACTTGCTGCTCGACTTCGCCAGCTGCTGTCCGATAAGACGCTGCGTGAACAGATGGGGAACGCCGCTCGTACTCGCGCTCATAAGGAGTATTCCGAAGCGCATTATGCGACCGCTTTCACTCGCATGATTGCTGAAGCCACCACCCAGCCGTCGCGCGGTCCGATGGAGCCGGCGGGCGGCTGA